The nucleotide window CAACGATCATATTTTTATATCCTTGTGGGGCCATACTTTCTTTCGTCGGAATGAACCGTGTGCCAACATATGCAAAATCTGCTCCAAGCACCTCGGATGCCAGAATATCTTCTCCTGTTGTCATCCCTCCGGATAAAGCGATTGGACCGTCAAAAAATTCTCTAATTTCATGGATAAATGAAAAAGGATTAAATGTCCCCGCGTGGCCACCGGCACCATTTGCGACAAGGACTAATCCATCCGCCCCTTTTTCAATTGCTTTTTTGGCGAATTTTATATTGATCACGTCTGAAAAAACAAATCCTCCATATTTGTCAACAACTTCAACAACAGGACTTGGATCCCCCAAAGATGTAATAACAACCGGGGGCTGATATTTCTCAATCAGTTTAAGGTCTTCTTTGTATCGTTTATTCGACTTATGGACAATAAAGTTAATTCCCCACGGGCCAATTTTTCTTTCAGGGTTTTCGCGTTTTAATCTGTCTAGTTCCCCGTTTATTTGCTGCATCCATTCTTCCAAAATCGTATTCGTACGAGCATTTAGTGCTGGAAAGGTGCCCATGATGCCAGAGGAACAAGTATTGATTACCATTCTGGCATCGTTAATTAAAAACATCGGTGCCATAATAACCGGCAATTCCATTGATTGTTTCAGATGCTCTATTTTTCTGTTCACCTTGATTAACTCCTTCATACCATCAGCTTTTAAACGTACGTTCTTCCCACCATGGATAAAATTCCGGCATGTCTGTGCTCGGTTTCATATTAAAATTCGGTTCACGTTTTTCAAGAAAAGAGTTAATACCTTCCCGTGCGTCCTCCCGTTTGCCAACCCAATAGAGATACTTCGATTCAATTTTGTGCGCTTCCATTGGATGATCGGCACCCATCATTTTCCACATTAATTGTCTGGAAAGCGCTACTGAAATGGCAGAGGTGTTATCCGCTATTTCTCTGCCTAGCGACACAGCTGTATCCATAAGTTCTTCAGGAGGAACTACCTTACTGACCAGTCCTGTTTCCAACGCCTCTTCTGCCTTAAAAATCCTCCCTGTAGAGACCCACTCCATCGCTTGGCTGATGCCGACAATACGTGGTAAAAACCACCCGCTACATGCTTCTTGCGTGATCCCCCGTCTTGCAAAAACAAATCCCATTTTTGCTTTATCAGAAGCAATACGAACATCCATCGGAAGTGTCATTGTTGCGCCTATACCAACTGCAGGTCCATTAATTGCGGCGATAATCGGTTTTTTTAATTCATAAATGCGCAATGCCAATATCCCGCCGCCATCACGGTGTTCTTCGATCGAGTCTTCGAAACCGAACGTCTCGCCGCCTTTTTCCAAATCAGCTCCGGCACAAAAAGCTCTGCCTTCACCCGTTACGATGACAACTCTAACCTCATCATCCGAATCTGCACGGTCCAGTGCGTGCATGAAGTCGTTTTGCATTTGACGATTATATGCATTTAACTTGTCCGGGCGATTCAGGGTGATCGTCATAATCTTGTTACTGACATCAACCTTGATCGTCTCATCCATGATTAAATCTCCCTTCCTCAATTTAAACGCTCAATGATGGTTGCGTTCGCCATGCCGCCTCCTTCACACATCGTTTGCAATCCGTAACGTCCACCTGTGCGTTCCAGTTCATGCACCATCGTTGTCATTAACCGTGCACCGCTTGCCCCGAGGGGATGGCCTAAGGCAATGGCACCTCCATGAGGATTAAGCTTTTTGGGATCAGCCCCGGTTTCTTTCAACCAAGCAAGTGGTACAGGAGCAAAAGCTTCATTGACTTCATAAGTGTCGATATCATGGATGCTTAACCCTGCTTTTTTCAACACTTTTTCAGTGGCAGGAATAGGCCCGGTTAACATCATGGTTGGATCAGATCCCACAACGGAACGCGCTAAAATACGGAAACGCGGGTTAAGCCCAAGCTTCTCTGCTTTGTCTCTGGACATAAGGACAAGTGCTGCTGCGCCGTCGCTGATTTGACTGGAATTCCCGGGATGAATGACCCCGTCTTCCTGAAATGCGGGTTTCAAACTGCCAAGTTTCTCAAGCGACGAGCCTTTTCTCGGCCCGGAATCATCCCGTACAGTCGTTCGTTCTCCTTCTGGTGTCGTCACTTCTAATGGCATGATTTCTTTCTCAAAGAGGCCTTCTTGTTGCGCCTGTAACGCCCGTTCATGGCTTTCTAATGAA belongs to Salicibibacter cibi and includes:
- a CDS encoding NAD(P)H-dependent flavin oxidoreductase; this encodes MELPVIMAPMFLINDARMVINTCSSGIMGTFPALNARTNTILEEWMQQINGELDRLKRENPERKIGPWGINFIVHKSNKRYKEDLKLIEKYQPPVVITSLGDPSPVVEVVDKYGGFVFSDVINIKFAKKAIEKGADGLVLVANGAGGHAGTFNPFSFIHEIREFFDGPIALSGGMTTGEDILASEVLGADFAYVGTRFIPTKESMAPQGYKNMIVESSIEDIIYTDAFSGVNANYLIPSIENAGLDPNNLHKKKEVNFSELRNKEVKAWKDVWGAGQGVGSISEVQTVKEIVDELKGAYDKSKERIKRGEFITHGTKE
- a CDS encoding thiolase family protein, giving the protein MQEAVIVEAVRTPVGRRNGLLSETRPDELAAKVLKEAATRGGLSPEHVEDVIMGCVSQIGEQALNIGRVAALIADYPTEVPGTTIDRQCGSSQQAVHFAAQAIASGDMDVVVAAGVENMSRVPMGSTYKGTERSEELTSRYEMINQGLSAERIAEKWGMSRQQLDEFSLESHERALQAQQEGLFEKEIMPLEVTTPEGERTTVRDDSGPRKGSSLEKLGSLKPAFQEDGVIHPGNSSQISDGAAALVLMSRDKAEKLGLNPRFRILARSVVGSDPTMMLTGPIPATEKVLKKAGLSIHDIDTYEVNEAFAPVPLAWLKETGADPKKLNPHGGAIALGHPLGASGARLMTTMVHELERTGGRYGLQTMCEGGGMANATIIERLN
- a CDS encoding crotonase/enoyl-CoA hydratase family protein, coding for MDETIKVDVSNKIMTITLNRPDKLNAYNRQMQNDFMHALDRADSDDEVRVVIVTGEGRAFCAGADLEKGGETFGFEDSIEEHRDGGGILALRIYELKKPIIAAINGPAVGIGATMTLPMDVRIASDKAKMGFVFARRGITQEACSGWFLPRIVGISQAMEWVSTGRIFKAEEALETGLVSKVVPPEELMDTAVSLGREIADNTSAISVALSRQLMWKMMGADHPMEAHKIESKYLYWVGKREDAREGINSFLEKREPNFNMKPSTDMPEFYPWWEERTFKS